The following proteins come from a genomic window of Leguminivora glycinivorella isolate SPB_JAAS2020 chromosome 6, LegGlyc_1.1, whole genome shotgun sequence:
- the LOC125227077 gene encoding uncharacterized protein LOC125227077 has translation MSTETETLKKLRVKRSQCKGTINRIENFVKDPVSLAAASADILEARKEKLISTLKDYEKVQMDILGIDEGDSEQGHNTLLHQERNVSVDKPTIVDVSAHPPSPDAGHHCVFNPSSRTSHHRVVFDGSMRSRNGTSLNQVMLNGPVVQSELFDILILFRTYPYILTCDIQKMFRNVFINEHQRGLQNILWRDSPKDPINCLQLQTVTYGLKSSTFLATRVLNELANMHKDQFPLAAQAIYKNTFVDDVLTGADDVETLQELKNQIVELLKLGSFSLHKWCSNDSSLIADIPVEHRQIDSVEIGQNDTVKTLGLTLQINSDKLTFSCPAIDEATMLNTKRKILSFIGKMFDPLGLIGPVIVVAKLFMQELHSSLPKDWDSTIPNELFQHWSKFLNNLKQMGQIKIDRCVNFNLVSHVELIGYADASIKAFGGCLYLRVFMTDGSTRMRQSVHLLKM, from the exons ATGTCTACCGAAAcggaaactttaaaaaaactacGAGTAAAGAGGTCTCAGTGTAAGGGAACAATCAATAGAATTGAGAATTTTGTAAAAGACCCCGTAAGTTTAGCTGCCGCGAGCGCCGACATTCTTGAGGCGCGCAAGGAAAAGTTAATTTCAACACTCAAAGATTATGAGAAGGTCCAGATGGACATACTAGGCATCGATGAAGGAGACAGCGAACAG GGCCACAACACATTGCTGCACCAGGAGCGCAATGTAAGTGTGGACAAGCCCACAATTGTTGATGTCAGCGCGCACCCACCATCACCAGATGCTG GACACCACTGCGTGTTTAATCCCTCGAGTCGCACCTCACACCATCGTGTGGTCTTTGACGGGTCGATGAGATCTAGAAATGGGACATCGTTGAATCAAGTCATGCTGAATGGGCCTGTTGTACAGAGTGAgctttttgatattcttattttgttCAGGACTTATCCATATATTTTAACATGTGACATTCAAAAAATGTTTCGCAATGTTTTTATAAATGAACATCAACGCGGACTTCAAAACATTTTATGGCGCGATTCGCCTAAAGACCCTATCAACTGCTTGCAGCTCCAGACTGTTACATACGGCTTGAAATCAAGCACATTTTTAGCTACAAGAGTTCTCAATGAACTAGCAAATATGCATAAGGATCAGTTCCCTTTGGCCGCACAGgcaatttataaaaatacatttgttGATGATGTGCTGACTGGTGCTGATGATGTAGAGACGCTTCAGGAGCTGAAAAATCAAATTGTAGAGCTTCTAAAATTAGGTAGTTTCTCATTACATAAATGGTGCTCGAACGATTCTTCACTAATAGCTGATATACCAG TTGAGCACAGACAAATTGACAGTGTGGAGATCGGTCAAAATGACACTGTGAAGACTCTAGGTCTCACACTCCAAATTAATTCTGATAAATTGACTTTCTCTTGCCCTGCAATTGATGAAGCAACAATGCTCAACACAAAAAGAAAAATTCTCAGTTTTATAGGGAAAATGTTTGACCCACTTGGTTTAATAGGCCCAGTAATTGTGGTGGCCAAGTTATTCATGCAAGAACTCCATAGCTCTTTGCCTAAAGATTGGGACTCTACAATCCCAAACGAACTGTTTCAGCACTGGTCTAAGTTTCTgaacaatttaaaacaaatgggTCAAATTAAAATAGATAGATGTGTAAATTTTAACTTAGTATCTCATGTAGAGTTAATAGGATATGCCGATGCATCCATAAAAGCCTTCGGAGGCTGTCTCTACCTAAGAGTCTTTATGACTGACGGCTCA ACTCGCATGAGACAGTCAGTGCACCTTCTGAAAATGTAA
- the LOC125227487 gene encoding keratin-associated protein 19-2-like has translation MFTKVVLLAACLFGLAQAGALAGYGGLGSLGYGSGLGYAGVGHVAGLGYGSVGGLGYAGAPATSYVHRVDHTGHGYGLGGYGAGYGAGYAGYGRGLYGHGGW, from the coding sequence ATGTTCACTAAAGTAGTATTACTCGCCGCTTGCCTATTTGGCTTGGCTCAGGCGGGAGCGTTGGCCGGGTATGGTGGTCTTGGAAGTCTTGGCTACGGTTCTGGACTTGGCTACGCCGGTGTGGGCCATGTAGCTGGGCTTGGCTACGGTAGCGTCGGCGGTTTGGGATACGCCGGTGCCCCTGCGACGTCTTACGTTCACCGTGTTGACCACACTGGACATGGTTACGGCCTTGGTGGTTACGGAGCTGGCTACGGCGCTGGTTACGCTGGCTACGGACGTGGACTGTATGGTCACGGTGGCTGGTAA
- the LOC125227406 gene encoding hemolymph lipopolysaccharide-binding protein-like, which translates to MKMKMKYFLLVFFLNCQEVSAVMDPGYEYIDKENTWLRLHIAPAAWQDAFLRCKTEGYEYKHNTGSCYKFHRVAQTWHRAARICHAEGGHLAIINSKKESQEIKTIFEKNPGSTIFGAEHDFIALIGAWNWNIQDGEWLTVNGQTLEEAGFADRQPNNLGGDQTVLAVDRAGKLNDISPQVKEA; encoded by the exons atgaaaatgaaaatgaaatattt TTTacttgttttctttttaaact GCCAGGAGGTCTCGGCGGTAATGGATCCCGGATACGAATACATCGACAAAGAGAACACTTGGTTGCGCCTACATATCGCCCCTGCTGCTTGGCAGGATGCCTTCCTCCGCTGCAAGACCGAAG GTTACGAATATAAGCATAACACTGGGAGCTGCTACAAGTTCCACCGGGTCGCCCAAACCTGGCATCGCGCTGCTAGAATATGTCATGCAGAAGGGGGACATCTGGCTATTATTAACAGCAAAAAGGAATCGCAGGAGATTAAAACCATTTTCGAAAAAAATCCCGGTAGCACTATTTTTGGGGCAGAACATGACTTTATTGCGCTTATTGGTGCGTGGAACTGGAATATTCAAGATGGCGAGTGGCTCACTGTAAATG GCCAAACACTCGAGGAAGCTGGATTTGCCGACAGGCAACCTAACAATTTGGGTGGTGACCAGACAGTATTGGCCGTGGATCGGGCGGGCAAGTTAAATGACATCTCACCTCAAGTCAAAGAAGC GTAA
- the LOC125227486 gene encoding pulmonary surfactant-associated protein D-like isoform X2: protein MDPGYEYIDKENTWLRLHIAPAAWQDAFLRCKTEGGILASPSNAELSKAMLSMMTTHNVFSLGAFTGIHDLISEGDFMSLDGVPVTHIELDWVKGEPSDKNAEENCVVLTDWIG from the exons ATGGATCCCGGATACGAATACATCGACAAAGAGAACACTTGGTTGCGCCTACATATCGCCCCTGCTGCTTGGCAGGATGCCTTCCTCCGCTGCAAGACCGAAG GTGGTATATTAGCATCCCCTTCGAACGCTGAGTTGTCAAAAGCGATGCTATCGATGATGACCACACACAATGTGTTTTCTCTCGGTGCATTCACGGGTATACACGATCTTATCTCTGAGGGTGACTTCATGTCCCTTGACG GCGTTCCAGTCACCCATATAGAGTTGGATTGGGTTAAAGGGGAACCTAGCGACAAGAATGCAGAAGAAAATTGTGTGGTACTGACTGACTGGATTGGGTGA
- the LOC125227486 gene encoding pulmonary surfactant-associated protein D-like isoform X1: protein MYKGFMHDSSLSEHTLTSNITTLHLGQEVSAVMDPGYEYIDKENTWLRLHIAPAAWQDAFLRCKTEGGILASPSNAELSKAMLSMMTTHNVFSLGAFTGIHDLISEGDFMSLDGVPVTHIELDWVKGEPSDKNAEENCVVLTDWIG from the exons ATGTACAAGGGCTTCAtgcacgactcttctctttctgaACATACTCTAACATCAAATATAACAACGTTGCATTTAGGCCAGGAGGTCTCGGCGGTAATGGATCCCGGATACGAATACATCGACAAAGAGAACACTTGGTTGCGCCTACATATCGCCCCTGCTGCTTGGCAGGATGCCTTCCTCCGCTGCAAGACCGAAG GTGGTATATTAGCATCCCCTTCGAACGCTGAGTTGTCAAAAGCGATGCTATCGATGATGACCACACACAATGTGTTTTCTCTCGGTGCATTCACGGGTATACACGATCTTATCTCTGAGGGTGACTTCATGTCCCTTGACG GCGTTCCAGTCACCCATATAGAGTTGGATTGGGTTAAAGGGGAACCTAGCGACAAGAATGCAGAAGAAAATTGTGTGGTACTGACTGACTGGATTGGGTGA
- the LOC125227407 gene encoding uncharacterized protein LOC125227407, with product MLSAMASYNNVLSDGVWTGIHDLVSEGDFMSLDGVSASEMPLEWVRGEPSDKGDHENCVKLADSGQVADVRCINRYPYFCRKENASMIVNKDCHTTADGYQYNARTGSCYKFHPVAQPWHRAARICHAEGGHLAIVNSQIESEQLREIYEKYPPHTLSGADFDYVAFIGVWKWNDDRGNWMTIYGKYYRSSNSKKRLKGHLAIVNSQIESEQLREIYEKYPPHTLSGADFDCVAFIGVWKWNDDRGNWMTIYGQTLEEAGFAVWGENQPNNNGGKQTCCSIERDGTLNDAQPAINLAFFCEITP from the exons ATGCTGTCCGCAATGGCATCATACAACAATGTGCTGTCAGATGGAGTATGGACGGGCATACACGACCTGGTCTCTGAGGGTGACTTCATGTCGCTTGATG GTGTATCAGCCTCCGAGATGCCGTTGGAGTGGGTCCGTGGTGAACCGAGCGATAAAGGTGACCATGAGAACTGTGTGAAACTAGCCGATTCGGGCCAAGTGGCTGATGTGCGCTGCATCAATAGATACCCCTACTTCTGCCGTAAGGAAAACGCCTCGATGATCGTTAACAAAGATTGTCACACGACTGCTGATG gtTACCAATACAACGCTCGTACCGGCAGCTGTTACAAGTTCCACCCAGTCGCTCAACCCTGGCACCGAGCTGCTAGAATATGCCACGCCGAAGGAGGCCACCTAGCTATCGTGAACAGCCAAATCGAATCGGAACAGCTTAGAGAAATCTACGAGAAATACCCGCCACACACACTGTCTGGGGCAGACTTTGATTATGTGGCTTTTATTGGTGTTTGGAAGTGGAATGATGACCGCGGAAATTGGATGACTATTTATGGtaaatattataggagtagTAACTCTAAGAAAAGGTTAAAAGGTCACCTAGCTATCGTGAACAGCCAAATCGAATCGGAACAACTTAGAGAAATCTACGAGAAATACCCGCCACACACACTGTCTGGGGCAGATTTTGATTGTGTGGCTTTTATTGGTGTTTGGAAGTGGAATGATGACCGCGGGAATTGGATGACTATTTATG gtcaaACGCTTGAAGAAGCTGGTTTTGCGGTGTGGGGAGAGAACCAACCGAACAACAACGGCGGGAAGCAGACCTGTTGCTCCATAGAGAGAGATGGCACTCTAAACGATGCCCAGCCTGCCATTAACTTAGCGTTTTTTTGTGAAATTACTCCTTAA